Proteins from one Catenuloplanes atrovinosus genomic window:
- the rpmA gene encoding 50S ribosomal protein L27, translating to MAHKKGASSSRNGRDSAAQRLGVKRFGGQVVKAGEILVRQRGTKFHPGELVGRGGDDTLFALAHGSVQFGTTRGRKTVSIVPVEA from the coding sequence ATGGCTCACAAAAAGGGTGCTTCCAGCTCGCGTAACGGTCGCGACTCCGCGGCGCAGCGGCTGGGCGTGAAGCGCTTCGGTGGTCAGGTCGTGAAGGCGGGCGAGATCCTGGTCCGTCAGCGCGGCACCAAGTTCCACCCGGGCGAGCTGGTCGGCCGCGGCGGCGACGACACGCTGTTCGCGCTGGCCCACGGGTCGGTCCAGTTCGGCACCACGCGTGGCCGCAAGACGGTCAGCATCGTGCCGGTCGAGGCCTGA
- a CDS encoding cellulose binding domain-containing protein encodes MPWVPVLGVVVVVTGLLVAALTLVPFDAAQQAATPSGADEPVTPSDPGPGSPELSRVPGLGVPTPSGVGETSLIAGTEAPGRQLTDASGTYRVLNSYGDSFIAEVLITNPTTGVRHWSLQIEFEDNVGELHTFWVESAPQATMSRDGALYTFISTVPLSAGASVSLRLQFNRTGEDAPPRLCTVNGATCGIA; translated from the coding sequence GTGCCGTGGGTGCCGGTCCTGGGCGTGGTCGTGGTGGTGACCGGGCTGCTGGTGGCCGCGCTGACGCTGGTGCCGTTCGACGCCGCGCAGCAGGCCGCCACGCCGTCCGGCGCCGATGAGCCGGTCACGCCGTCCGACCCGGGCCCGGGCTCGCCGGAGCTGTCCCGGGTGCCGGGTCTCGGCGTCCCGACGCCGAGCGGCGTGGGCGAGACCTCACTGATCGCGGGCACGGAGGCGCCCGGCCGGCAACTGACCGACGCCTCCGGCACCTATCGCGTGCTGAACTCCTACGGCGACTCGTTCATCGCCGAGGTGCTGATAACCAACCCCACCACGGGGGTACGGCACTGGTCGCTGCAGATCGAGTTCGAGGACAACGTGGGCGAGCTGCACACGTTCTGGGTGGAGTCCGCGCCGCAGGCGACGATGAGCCGGGACGGCGCGCTCTACACGTTCATCAGCACCGTGCCGCTGAGCGCGGGCGCGTCCGTCTCGCTGCGGCTGCAGTTCAACCGCACGGGTGAGGACGCGCCGCCCCGGCTGTGCACCGTCAACGGCGCGACCTGCGGGATCGCCTGA
- a CDS encoding histidine phosphatase family protein — translation MTRLIIWRHGNTDWNAAGRVQGQTDVPLNDLGRSQAATAARLIAGLEPSAIYSSDLLRARHTADALATLVKLPVTEDPRLRERHYGLFQGLTDPEIAEAHPEAFARWRGGDPDVGAEVERNDDVGKRVGESLREIAERHPGEVVVVATHGGAARQGFGDVLGWPSDVMSAIRPLQNCHWTELVDTPNRGWQLRAHNVGPWPEKAIPAPV, via the coding sequence GTGACCAGACTGATCATCTGGCGGCACGGCAACACCGACTGGAACGCGGCGGGCCGCGTCCAGGGGCAGACCGACGTGCCGCTGAACGATCTCGGCCGTTCGCAGGCCGCCACCGCCGCGCGACTCATCGCCGGTCTGGAGCCGTCCGCGATCTACTCCAGCGATCTGCTGCGCGCCCGGCACACCGCGGACGCGCTGGCCACGCTGGTGAAACTGCCCGTGACCGAGGACCCGCGACTGCGGGAGCGGCACTACGGGCTGTTCCAGGGCCTGACCGACCCGGAGATCGCCGAGGCCCACCCGGAGGCGTTCGCGCGGTGGCGCGGCGGCGATCCGGACGTCGGCGCCGAGGTCGAGCGCAACGACGACGTCGGCAAGCGGGTCGGCGAGTCGCTACGCGAGATCGCCGAGCGGCACCCCGGTGAGGTCGTCGTGGTCGCCACGCACGGCGGCGCCGCGCGGCAGGGCTTCGGTGACGTGCTGGGCTGGCCGTCGGACGTGATGTCGGCGATCCGCCCGCTGCAGAACTGTCACTGGACCGAGCTGGTCGACACGCCGAACCGGGGCTGGCAGTTGCGCGCGCACAACGTGGGGCCGTGGCCGGAGAAGGCGATCCCCGCGCCGGTCTGA
- the pepN gene encoding aminopeptidase N: MRSLTRAEAVERAALLTVDGYEIHLDLTGGPELFRSSTTIRFRAASPGPTFAEVKPHRLLSARLNGTDLDVATLDGNRLPLAALLTGDAENVLTVEAEMAYTNTGDGLHRFVDPADGEVYLYGGSFLDESEKVFASFDQPDLKAPFTLTVRAPEGWLVAANGAEAARQDGLWTFATTRPLATYFFSLIAGPYHLVTGEHDGIPLGLYCRASLAGDLDKDAAEILDVTARCLDRFHELFGVRYPFGKYDQAFVPEFNAGAMENPGLVTFRDDYVFRSAVTETEHELRATVIAHEMAHMWFGDLVTMRWWDDLWLNESFAEHMGYRVIAEVTDRQTWTTFGMRRKGWGYAADQRPSTHPVAPAELEDSALALLNFDGISYAKGAAVLRQLVAFLGDEAFLTGLRDYFRAHAFGNATLADLLDALSRAAGRDLTGWADLWLRRPQVNTLTPEITPGPDGTWAEVAVRQTAPPDHPTLRPHRIRVGLYDRVGAEVVCRERFETDLTPETDGGRTVLDRLAGARAADLLLLNDGDLTYAKVRLDDASASAVPLVLPGLEDSLTRAVIWSATIDAVQDADRPVADLVSLVLAALPAEREVIIVEDVLLLTGRLVDRYLDAAAREDALLLVATACDRLLAAAPPGHSLQLAAARSLIGSTRDTARLRDWLAGRGVPEGLAVDADLRWRLLAALVVLGEAGAAEIEAESERDRSAAGELWAGTCTAALPDPAAKERAWQRLYTDETLSNRMLVAYGQGFWQPEQSELTAPYVERYFAEIPEAAPLRSGWSAERLAALTFPAYAVSPETRAASARLLAREDLHPAVRRAVTDADDDMRRALRSRGL, translated from the coding sequence ATGCGCAGCCTGACTCGTGCGGAGGCCGTGGAACGCGCCGCACTGCTGACCGTCGACGGCTACGAGATCCACCTTGACCTCACGGGTGGTCCGGAGCTGTTCCGATCGAGCACCACCATCCGATTCCGGGCCGCGTCGCCCGGACCGACCTTCGCGGAGGTGAAGCCGCACCGGCTCCTCTCCGCCCGGCTCAACGGCACCGACCTGGACGTGGCCACGCTGGACGGCAACCGGCTGCCGCTGGCCGCGCTGCTCACCGGCGACGCGGAGAACGTGCTGACCGTCGAGGCCGAGATGGCGTACACGAACACCGGCGACGGACTGCACCGGTTCGTGGACCCGGCGGACGGCGAGGTGTACCTCTACGGTGGCTCCTTCCTGGACGAGTCGGAGAAGGTGTTCGCCTCGTTCGACCAGCCCGACCTGAAGGCGCCGTTCACGCTCACCGTGCGCGCGCCGGAGGGCTGGCTCGTCGCGGCGAACGGTGCGGAGGCCGCTCGCCAGGACGGGCTCTGGACCTTCGCCACGACGCGGCCGCTGGCCACCTACTTCTTCTCGCTGATCGCGGGCCCGTACCACCTGGTCACCGGCGAGCACGACGGCATCCCGCTGGGGCTGTACTGCCGGGCCTCGCTCGCCGGCGACCTGGACAAGGACGCGGCCGAGATCCTGGACGTCACGGCCCGCTGCCTGGACCGGTTCCACGAGCTGTTCGGGGTGCGCTACCCGTTCGGCAAGTACGACCAGGCGTTCGTGCCCGAGTTCAACGCCGGCGCGATGGAGAACCCGGGCCTGGTCACGTTCCGCGACGACTACGTGTTCCGCTCCGCGGTCACGGAGACCGAGCACGAGCTGCGCGCCACCGTGATCGCGCATGAGATGGCGCACATGTGGTTCGGCGACCTGGTGACCATGCGCTGGTGGGACGACCTGTGGCTGAACGAGTCGTTCGCCGAGCACATGGGCTACCGGGTGATCGCCGAGGTGACCGACCGGCAGACCTGGACCACGTTCGGCATGCGGCGCAAGGGCTGGGGCTACGCGGCCGACCAGCGTCCGTCCACGCACCCGGTGGCGCCAGCCGAGCTGGAGGACTCCGCGCTCGCGTTGCTCAACTTCGACGGCATCTCGTACGCGAAGGGCGCGGCCGTGCTGCGCCAGCTGGTCGCGTTCCTCGGCGACGAGGCGTTCCTGACCGGCCTGCGCGACTACTTCCGGGCGCACGCGTTCGGCAACGCCACGCTGGCCGACCTGCTGGACGCGCTGAGCCGCGCGGCCGGCCGGGACCTGACCGGCTGGGCGGACCTGTGGCTGCGCCGCCCCCAGGTCAACACGCTCACCCCGGAGATCACGCCGGGCCCGGACGGCACCTGGGCCGAGGTCGCCGTCCGGCAGACCGCGCCGCCGGACCACCCGACGCTGCGCCCGCACCGGATCCGGGTCGGGCTCTACGACCGGGTCGGCGCGGAGGTGGTGTGCCGCGAGCGGTTCGAGACCGACCTGACGCCGGAGACCGACGGCGGCCGCACCGTGCTCGACCGGCTCGCCGGGGCGCGCGCGGCCGACCTGCTGCTGCTCAACGACGGCGACCTGACGTACGCGAAGGTGCGGCTCGACGACGCCTCCGCGTCCGCGGTGCCGCTGGTGCTGCCCGGCCTGGAGGACTCGCTTACCCGCGCGGTGATCTGGAGCGCGACGATCGACGCGGTGCAGGACGCGGACCGCCCGGTCGCGGACCTGGTCTCGCTGGTGCTCGCGGCGCTGCCGGCCGAGCGCGAGGTGATCATCGTGGAGGACGTGCTGCTGCTCACCGGCCGGCTGGTCGACCGCTACCTGGACGCGGCGGCCCGGGAGGACGCGCTGCTGCTGGTCGCGACCGCCTGCGACCGGCTGCTGGCCGCCGCGCCGCCCGGCCACTCGCTGCAACTGGCGGCCGCGCGCAGCCTGATCGGCTCCACCCGGGACACGGCCCGGCTGCGGGACTGGCTGGCCGGCCGCGGTGTTCCGGAAGGGCTGGCGGTCGACGCGGACCTGCGCTGGCGCCTGCTGGCCGCGCTGGTGGTGCTGGGCGAGGCCGGCGCGGCGGAGATCGAGGCGGAGTCCGAGCGGGACCGCAGCGCGGCCGGCGAGCTGTGGGCCGGCACGTGCACGGCCGCGCTGCCCGACCCGGCGGCGAAGGAGCGGGCCTGGCAGCGGCTCTACACGGACGAGACGCTCTCCAACCGCATGCTGGTGGCGTACGGGCAGGGCTTCTGGCAGCCGGAGCAGAGCGAGCTGACCGCGCCGTACGTGGAGCGCTACTTCGCGGAGATCCCGGAGGCGGCGCCGCTGCGGTCCGGGTGGTCGGCGGAGCGGCTGGCCGCGCTGACCTTCCCGGCGTACGCGGTGTCGCCGGAGACGCGGGCGGCGTCGGCGCGCCTGCTCGCGCGCGAGGACCTGCATCCGGCGGTACGCCGCGCGGTGACGGACGCGGATGACGACATGCGCCGCGCGCTCCGGTCGCGAGGCCTCTGA
- a CDS encoding GNAT family N-acetyltransferase: MLIEPRTGTDPELHALIREQQRELASVSGADEVGYPARAGATYLVGIVNGHAVACGAVVTRDPDTAEIKRMYVRPEFRGRGYSRAILAELEELAARAGYSVVRLETGGYLPVAMSLYRSAGYRPIGAYGEYLGNPRSVCFEKRLPVLA, from the coding sequence ATGTTGATCGAGCCCCGTACCGGCACCGACCCCGAGCTCCACGCGCTCATCCGCGAGCAGCAGCGGGAGCTGGCCTCGGTGAGCGGTGCCGACGAGGTCGGCTATCCGGCGCGCGCGGGCGCGACGTACCTGGTGGGGATCGTCAACGGGCACGCGGTGGCGTGCGGCGCGGTGGTCACGCGCGACCCGGACACCGCCGAGATCAAGCGGATGTACGTGCGGCCGGAGTTCCGCGGCCGCGGCTACTCCCGGGCCATCCTGGCCGAGCTGGAGGAGCTGGCGGCCCGCGCCGGGTACAGCGTGGTGCGCCTGGAGACCGGCGGTTACCTGCCGGTGGCCATGTCGCTCTACCGCAGCGCGGGCTACCGCCCGATCGGGGCGTACGGCGAATACCTCGGCAACCCGCGCAGCGTCTGCTTCGAGAAGCGCCTGCCTGTTCTGGCCTGA
- the rplU gene encoding 50S ribosomal protein L21: protein MYAIVKTGGKQYKVAEGDVIEVEKLVGEPGDAVKLAALLLVDGDDLVTDAAQLAKVAVSGEIAEHTKGPKIRIHKFKNKTGYHKRQGHRQPLTRVKVTGISSGK, encoded by the coding sequence ATGTACGCGATCGTCAAGACCGGCGGCAAGCAGTACAAGGTCGCCGAGGGCGACGTGATCGAGGTCGAGAAGCTCGTGGGTGAGCCCGGCGACGCGGTGAAGCTCGCGGCGCTGCTCCTCGTTGACGGCGATGACCTGGTGACCGACGCGGCGCAGCTTGCCAAGGTTGCGGTGTCCGGCGAGATCGCCGAGCACACCAAGGGCCCGAAGATCCGGATCCACAAGTTCAAGAACAAGACCGGCTACCACAAGCGCCAGGGGCACCGTCAGCCGCTGACCCGCGTCAAGGTGACCGGAATCTCCAGCGGGAAGTAG
- the nadD gene encoding nicotinate-nucleotide adenylyltransferase — protein MAEPGRRIGIMGGTFDPIHNGHLVAASEVADRYGLDEVVFVPTGQPWQKGRQAVTPAEDRYLMTVIATASNPRFTVSRVDIDRPGPTYTVDTLRDLRAIYGPEAELFFITGADAVAKMLSWKDAERMFALARFVGVTRPGFELSNEHLPEDAVSLVEVPAMAISSTACRARVVAGKPVWYLVPDGVVQYIAKRGLYAG, from the coding sequence GTGGCGGAACCTGGGCGGCGGATCGGCATCATGGGCGGCACGTTCGACCCGATCCACAACGGTCACCTGGTCGCGGCCAGCGAGGTCGCGGACCGGTACGGGCTGGACGAGGTGGTCTTCGTCCCGACCGGGCAGCCCTGGCAGAAGGGGCGGCAGGCGGTCACCCCGGCCGAGGACCGCTACCTGATGACCGTGATCGCGACCGCGTCCAACCCGCGCTTCACGGTCAGCCGCGTCGACATCGACCGGCCCGGTCCGACCTACACCGTCGACACGCTGCGTGACCTGCGTGCGATCTACGGGCCGGAGGCGGAGCTGTTCTTCATCACCGGCGCGGACGCGGTGGCGAAGATGCTCTCCTGGAAGGACGCGGAGCGGATGTTCGCGCTGGCCCGGTTCGTCGGCGTCACCCGACCGGGGTTCGAGCTGTCGAACGAGCACCTGCCGGAGGACGCGGTCAGCCTGGTCGAGGTGCCGGCGATGGCGATCTCGTCGACCGCCTGCCGCGCGCGCGTGGTGGCCGGCAAGCCGGTCTGGTACCTGGTCCCGGACGGTGTGGTGCAGTACATCGCCAAACGAGGCCTGTACGCTGGGTAG
- a CDS encoding DUF397 domain-containing protein, giving the protein MTTPHPKGDFDLSRAVWQSAGPGEGGDGSSVEVAFVDDLIGMRNGADPDGPVLVFTQAEWDAFVEGAKDGEFDLE; this is encoded by the coding sequence ATGACCACGCCTCACCCCAAGGGCGACTTCGACCTCTCCCGCGCGGTGTGGCAGTCGGCCGGGCCGGGCGAGGGCGGCGACGGAAGCTCCGTCGAGGTCGCCTTCGTCGACGACCTGATCGGCATGCGCAACGGCGCCGACCCGGACGGTCCCGTCCTGGTGTTCACCCAGGCCGAGTGGGACGCGTTCGTCGAGGGCGCCAAGGACGGCGAGTTCGACCTGGAGTGA
- the obgE gene encoding GTPase ObgE → MATFVDRVVLHLQAGNGGHGCVSVHREKFKPLGGPDGGNGGHGGSVRLVVDPQVHTLLDFHFRPHIKAKNGGGGAGGNRDGANGGDLVLKVPDGTVVLSPDGEVLADLIGAEATFEAARGGRGGRGNAALANSRRKVPGFAELGEPGDTLDVVLELKSVADVGLVGFPSAGKSSLISVVSAAKPKIADYPFTTLVPNLGVVQAGERVFTMADVPGLIPGAATGKGLGLEFLRHIERCAVLAHVIDCAALETERDPLSDIDALEAELTQYGGLADRPRVVVLNKIDVPDARDLAEIVRPELEARGLTVFEVSTVTREGLRELTFALAKLVEENRVAVAPAEPSRIVIRPVAVDDSGFTVTREGEPDPEAEETVWIVRGPRPERWVRQTNFDNDEAVGYLADRLNRLGVEEALAKAGAAPGDVVRIATWEFEWQPDVGEYLAGPRGTDLRLEEKNHRPTAADRLAARKARRVHTVVPEESAWIATLESEKAADAEGEW, encoded by the coding sequence GTGGCGACGTTTGTCGACCGCGTGGTACTGCACCTGCAGGCGGGGAACGGCGGCCACGGCTGCGTCTCGGTGCACCGGGAGAAGTTCAAGCCGCTCGGCGGCCCGGACGGCGGCAACGGCGGGCACGGCGGCAGCGTCCGCCTGGTCGTCGACCCGCAGGTGCACACGCTGCTGGACTTCCACTTCCGGCCGCACATCAAGGCGAAGAACGGCGGCGGCGGCGCGGGCGGCAACCGGGACGGCGCGAACGGCGGCGACCTGGTGCTGAAGGTGCCGGACGGCACGGTGGTGCTCTCCCCGGACGGTGAGGTGCTGGCCGACCTGATCGGCGCGGAGGCCACGTTCGAGGCGGCGCGCGGCGGGCGCGGCGGCCGGGGCAACGCGGCGCTGGCGAACTCGCGGCGCAAGGTGCCCGGCTTCGCGGAGCTGGGCGAGCCCGGCGACACGCTGGACGTGGTGCTGGAGCTCAAGAGCGTCGCCGACGTGGGCCTGGTGGGATTCCCCTCGGCCGGTAAGTCGTCGCTGATCTCGGTGGTCTCCGCGGCCAAGCCGAAGATCGCGGACTACCCGTTCACCACGCTGGTGCCGAACCTGGGCGTGGTCCAGGCCGGCGAGCGCGTGTTCACCATGGCGGACGTGCCCGGCCTGATCCCCGGCGCGGCCACCGGCAAGGGCCTGGGCCTGGAGTTCCTCCGGCACATCGAGCGGTGCGCGGTGCTGGCCCACGTGATCGACTGCGCGGCGCTGGAGACCGAGCGCGACCCGCTGAGCGACATCGACGCGCTGGAGGCGGAGCTGACCCAGTACGGCGGCTTGGCGGACCGGCCGCGCGTGGTGGTGCTCAACAAGATCGACGTGCCGGACGCGCGCGACCTCGCCGAGATCGTCCGGCCGGAGCTGGAGGCGCGCGGGCTGACCGTGTTCGAGGTCAGCACCGTGACCCGCGAGGGACTGCGCGAGCTGACGTTCGCGCTGGCGAAGCTGGTCGAGGAGAACCGGGTGGCGGTCGCGCCGGCCGAGCCGTCACGGATCGTGATCAGGCCGGTCGCGGTGGACGACAGCGGCTTCACGGTCACCCGCGAGGGTGAGCCGGACCCCGAGGCCGAGGAGACGGTCTGGATCGTCCGCGGCCCGCGCCCGGAGCGCTGGGTGCGCCAGACGAACTTCGACAACGACGAGGCGGTCGGCTACCTGGCGGACCGGCTCAACCGGCTCGGCGTCGAGGAGGCGCTGGCCAAGGCCGGTGCCGCCCCGGGCGACGTGGTGCGCATCGCCACCTGGGAGTTCGAGTGGCAGCCGGACGTCGGCGAGTACCTGGCCGGCCCGCGCGGCACCGACCTGCGCCTGGAGGAGAAGAACCACCGGCCCACCGCGGCCGACCGGCTCGCGGCGCGCAAGGCCCGCCGGGTACACACGGTGGTCCCGGAGGAGTCCGCCTGGATCGCGACCCTGGAGTCGGAGAAGGCGGCGGATGCCGAGGGTGAGTGGTAG
- the rsfS gene encoding ribosome silencing factor: MTVPERALELALTAAQAAADKKAEDVVVIDVGDQLVITDAFVIASAPNERQVLAIVDAIEEELLKLPEKAKPVRKEGERSGRWVLLDFNDIIVHVQHSEEREFYALDRLWKDCPIVPFVDRDLVDAEAGAGSAA, from the coding sequence GTGACGGTACCCGAGCGCGCCCTCGAGCTGGCCCTGACCGCCGCTCAAGCCGCCGCCGACAAGAAGGCCGAGGACGTCGTCGTCATCGACGTCGGCGACCAGCTCGTCATCACCGACGCCTTCGTGATCGCCTCCGCGCCGAACGAGCGGCAGGTGCTCGCGATCGTGGACGCGATCGAGGAGGAGCTGCTCAAGCTGCCGGAGAAGGCGAAGCCGGTCCGCAAGGAGGGTGAACGATCCGGTCGTTGGGTCCTGCTGGACTTCAACGACATCATCGTGCACGTCCAGCACTCCGAGGAGCGCGAGTTCTACGCGCTCGACCGCCTGTGGAAGGACTGCCCGATCGTCCCGTTCGTCGACCGCGACCTGGTCGACGCCGAGGCGGGCGCGGGTTCCGCGGCGTGA